The Apibacter raozihei DNA segment AGCGTCTTGCAGCCCGGACCTCAACACTGGCTGTAATAAAAAATTTTAGATCTGCGTTAGGAAAAACTACAGTTCCAATATCTCTTCCATCCATAACAATACCTCCAACATTACCTATTTTTCTTTGTTGATCAACTAAAAAAGTACGTATTTCGGCAACTTTAGCAACAGATGAAACCTGTTCGGAAACTTGCATATCACGAATTTCTGATTCAACATTCTTCTGATTCAGATAGGTTTCGTTTTCTTTTGTTTCCGGATTAAATTTGAAGTTTATCTGAATTAAATTTAAATGTTTAATTAATTCACTTACATCAATAGAGTTTCCTTTATAATAATTTTCAATACCATAAAGAGTTACCGCCCTGTACATGGCACCGGTATCAATATGTTTCCATCCAAATTCTTTAGCAAGCATTTTGGCGTAAGTACTCTTTCCTGTAGAAGAATAACCATCAATAGCAATAATATATTTGTCTATATCTTTTTTCATATTATAGTAAGTTACCAGTCGTATCTGGGAGCAAGTAAATTTTCTATGTCTATACGAAGACCAAAAGTATGAGTATTCCCAGCAGCATTGTACCTGCCCCAGGCATAATCTAAACGGAAATAAGAAAATTTTATTCCAAAACCAGCAGTAATACCAGCAAAGGATCTTTGATCAGCGATAGCTAATTCATTTCCTCTTTTAAAATTGTATCCTGCTCTTAAATTAAATCCAGCTTCAGGGAACAATTCTGCCCCTATAGAAACGTGATCTATAATTTTACGTCCAACTCCTACTTTCTGTCCATTTTTATCTGTAGGAGAAGATATATTGAATTTTTGTAAATCATGTAACGTAACGTTTAGTTCCAGAGGAATTCTTTCAAATCTCTGAGAAATTCCCAGATTAGCCTGAATAGGTAATTTTTCCCTTCTATCGTTATAATACGTTAATTGCTTACCAAAGTTACGCACTACGGCAGAAACGGTTGTGTAATAATCAATATCATGAAAAACAACTCCAATG contains these protein-coding regions:
- the cmk gene encoding (d)CMP kinase, with amino-acid sequence MKKDIDKYIIAIDGYSSTGKSTYAKMLAKEFGWKHIDTGAMYRAVTLYGIENYYKGNSIDVSELIKHLNLIQINFKFNPETKENETYLNQKNVESEIRDMQVSEQVSSVAKVAEIRTFLVDQQRKIGNVGGIVMDGRDIGTVVFPNADLKFFITASVEVRAARRFLEFQNKKSSITLEEVTENLKQRDFIDENRDIAPLKKAFDAYLIDNSELSKQETYSKIVDIIHEKLNI
- the porQ gene encoding type IX secretion system protein PorQ, with protein sequence MKRLTLFIFISFYSYSYAQMGEEIYTFMNMTVSARQSALGGNANSSWDNDPNMAMFNPAMMNERMHNQAGLNYSSYLAGVKSGSLSYVFNPEESEHFFAVHGRYIDYGDLKGADESGIATGNFSANDAAVTLGYAYRISDFFTVGGNLSYVTSKIERYSSSAILADIGVVFHDIDYYTTVSAVVRNFGKQLTYYNDRREKLPIQANLGISQRFERIPLELNVTLHDLQKFNISSPTDKNGQKVGVGRKIIDHVSIGAELFPEAGFNLRAGYNFKRGNELAIADQRSFAGITAGFGIKFSYFRLDYAWGRYNAAGNTHTFGLRIDIENLLAPRYDW